The genomic stretch AAGGATTATGGCATTTGATGTCGAAAAACTGAACATACCCTTTTATAGAAGGGGAGAACTTATGTCTAGACCTGGTGCTGAACTTTTTCTACGCATCCCACCCACTCTTTTTTCCGTCTTCGCCGGACAACTGAAAGAAGTCTACGCCGATCTGTTACTTCTGGTCTACGAGCAGTATCGCAGAACCATCTATACTCTTCCGCGGGAGTTGATTATTGACCTCTTTACTGAATACCTGGAATCCCTGGATGAAGCAGTCTGGCACCTCGAGGAGGAAGAGTATCAGGAAGAGGTGGCAAAAAGCGCCCGCGAGCGGGCCTTTCAACTTCTCCGGCGGCTGGTCGACGCGGGCTGGATCGTCCAGGAGCAGCATTTTGATTACACGTTCAAGCTGACTCTTCCCGACTATGCTGTGGGAATTCTGGAAACTCTAGACAAAATCCGCACCGGCTACCGAATGGAGTTCAAAGGCAGGGTGCTGAGCATTTTCCAGAACCTTACCGGTGAAGAGGGATTTTCTTACGTGGCCCTGCACCAGGCCTACGAATCTACCGGGGAATTGATTGATGGGCTCAAGCGCCTTAACCACAGCATCAAGCACTACACGGAAAAATTATTGGAAGCAGAAGATGCCAGGGCCATCCTAAGCCAGATATTTGATGAATACCAGGTCAAAGTGCTAGGCGAGCAGTACTACCGACTTAAGACGTCAGAACACATTTCTAAATACCGTACCGCTATTATACGGCGGGTCAGGGACTGGCAGTCCAACAGGCCGCAAATTCTCAACCAGGCCGCTCTTATGGTGGAGGAAAAGCAGGCCCCCGACAGGCTTACCGCCGAGAACATGATTTATGGATGGCTGGATTTTATTGAAAAATCCTTTACTCAAATGGATGAACTGCTGGAAGAAATCGACTACCGCAATGCCCTTTACGCTAGGGCTGCGGCGGAACGGCTGCGCTTTCAACTGCGTCACGGCAGAGGGATCGGCAACCAGCTGTCTACCGTCCTGGCTTATTTGGCTGAACTTGCCAGGCGGTGGGGAGAAAAGGCCTTGACACCGGAAGAAATAAGCCGGTATATCTGTCTTTTTCCCCAGCGGGTCGTGGACGAATTCAGCCCGAAAAAACCTCCTGCGGCTCGGCAGCCCCACCGGCCGGAACCCCTGGCCGCAAT from Calderihabitans maritimus encodes the following:
- a CDS encoding Wadjet anti-phage system protein JetA family protein, with product MSRPGAELFLRIPPTLFSVFAGQLKEVYADLLLLVYEQYRRTIYTLPRELIIDLFTEYLESLDEAVWHLEEEEYQEEVAKSARERAFQLLRRLVDAGWIVQEQHFDYTFKLTLPDYAVGILETLDKIRTGYRMEFKGRVLSIFQNLTGEEGFSYVALHQAYESTGELIDGLKRLNHSIKHYTEKLLEAEDARAILSQIFDEYQVKVLGEQYYRLKTSEHISKYRTAIIRRVRDWQSNRPQILNQAALMVEEKQAPDRLTAENMIYGWLDFIEKSFTQMDELLEEIDYRNALYARAAAERLRFQLRHGRGIGNQLSTVLAYLAELARRWGEKALTPEEISRYICLFPQRVVDEFSPKKPPAARQPHRPEPLAAISVSTEVRSKKLSRFGKRVAQEVTVEQINHYVKRILGDRETMPLHEVPLETPDQWVRLIYIILFSRSRRALYRLEGKRGETVTLKGGQVEVPNLVIKRKEKQA